Part of the Phormidium yuhuli AB48 genome is shown below.
TCCCGTCGGGAAAGGTCGGAAGGGTCGTGAATGGCGCTGGATAAAACCTGTACTCGTGAACCTCGAATGAGACGATTATTTGCTTTGACCCTACTGATTGCCGCGTGCGTTCCGACAAACTTGGCAGATTGGGGGGAGAATAACCCTGAGTTGGCCCCGGTCACATATCAAGTCCATACCCACAACACCTTGACCGTCCGCTACGAAGACGGCCATGAGGAGTTGATGCGCTTAGGCTGCACCGCTGACCTCGAACTGCCCCAGAGTGAGCAAGCCTTACAGCAATTGATTTACTTTTTGTCTAACTCGGAATATCTATTTGTGGATGATGCAGGGAACTTATGGGCGAGAAGTCAGCAGCGGGATTTGGAGTTGGTGTCGCTGACCATGGCCTTTGACGGCTGGGTGCTGCCCCAGGATGATTGCCCCTTCTATCCCACTGTGCTGGAAGCGGTGGAGGAAGCACGGCGGCAACAGCTTGGAATGTGGGATAACCAGGACTAAGACAGTCTTGAAACATGAAATTAGCAAATTAGCACTGACTTAAACGCCAGTGCTAATTGTGTTGCTGTATGAAGATTTCCATTCATTCCGCTTTAGTTAAAGCGATGAGTTGAAAACTTTTACCAGCGCATCTGGCACTTCTTTTTCGGGTTTCCATACGTTCCGCTTTATTCAAAGCGATGAGCACAGCAATACGACGGAACCCATTACACTGACATCCAGAGTTTCCATACGTTCCGCTTTATTCAAAGCGATGAGCCAAAAATGAATGTCAGTCCCATCGGCGTCAAACGCTATGTTTCCATACGTTCCGCTTTATTCAAAGCGATGAGGGCAGGCTCACAGAACCCGCTCCACGCCCCGATTGTAACCCCATCGATCCGGGGGGGGCAAGAAAGACCCCGCACAATTGAGAACTAAACCCAATAACTGGCCATCTCACCCCTCTCAAACCCAGTAGGCGTAAGAAATATGTGGCACTCAACGGCAGAATAAGGGTTTCAGCCATTGTCTAACCCCCGTGGATGCTTATACTTCGTACCAAAATCATTAGTCAGGATTATCATAAGTCTGTTGTCAACTGGTGCTGACAATACCGCCGCAAAATCTCCACAGACCATTCATCGGGGTGGGAGGCGTGTAAATGGGAAGTGAGGGGGCTGTGATACCAAAGCTGCCAATGATTCCGTAGCCAGAGTCCCAAGCTCCAGTGGTAATCGGTTAGGGATGCTGCCTGGGCCAGTTCCGTCTGGAGTGCCGGGGGCAGGAGTCGGTCGAGTTCGGTCATCGCCTCCTCAATGGTGCGGGGAATCATGACCCCAGTGGGTGAGTCTGGGTCGGGGGTAGGATTAAGCTGTAGTCTAGTCTGGGACATCATGAACAAGACTGTCGGATTGCTAGATGTCGTCGCTCTGGTCAATGATATACCTCAATGTAACTTGTGCCGTGGCCAGGTTGGCACTGTCGTTGAGGTTTTGGCTGAGGGAGCAGCATTTGAGGTGGAGTTTGCTGACCAGAATGGGCGTACCTACGAATCTCTGGGGTTAAGACCTGAACAAATTATGGTTTTGCATTTTGAACCCTGACTGAGCCGTAGAAGACAGCCAACCAGAAAAGCGATGGCCGTCCCTGTAGCCGAGGGATGGAAATTCGGGTGTCTGATGTCCTGGAACTGTTTGCAATCGGTCTGAGCGTCGAAGGGATTTTCCGGGCAATGCCAGACCTTGAACCGGATGACTTCACAGCATCCCTGGTTTATGCCTCCCGTAGACTTTGACTTCGTTGACTCCGACCAGTGCTGGATGAGAGCGTCTGCCCCGAACGTCCATCAACATCACGTCTCGGGTGAAGTTGGGATGGGCCCCAGTTATGGCTCCCGTGTAATCCACGCTACAGGGAATTTCAGGGGTTCTGGGTAAAAAGTTAGCTTTTGGGTTTGACAGCGATAAAAATTTGCTAGACTGGGAGGGTCTATCTGTTTAGCGAAACATAAAACCTCATTCGTTAAATAGTTTTACAGCAAGAGTATTTGACAGCTATCCAGTTGCTCATTTGCCGTAAGCACTAGTAGACACCTGAATGAAAACGTGGTTAGGATAAAGATATAAGACCATATCCGTGTAGCTATTTCTCAACGCTGAACAGAATCTATCAATCTCATGACTAACTCTAAATTCAATTCATCTAATTTTGAAGTTAACATTGGAAACGCTGAAAGTGTCGCTGGGCAGGTCACAGGCGATCAAGTAAATGCCGAGACATATATTCAGCAGACTTCAAATTCAAACTATATCCAAAATGTTGAGGTAAATGGTAGCAGAGGTGGTCATGGAGGAGGGGGAAATGCTATTGGAAAATGGAGTAAGGTTATAGGTGCAAAGGGGGAGTTGGTGCGAATAAAGGATGTGGATGTGGTGGAGATGGCGGGGGCGGAGATGCTGTTGGAGATCACTCCATGGTTATTGGTGGAGATGGTGGAGATGCAGCAAGGTCAGATGGCAGGGGAGGGCGAGGTGGGATAAGTCCACTTAAAAAATTGTCTAAGGATACACTTCAAGCATTTGGTTTGTCTGGTTATGAGGGTTATGGCCAAGGTGGAAACGGACAGAATTCTATTCAGTATGACCGAGCTTTAAGAGTACTTTGTCAAATTAGTGCTGAGTATTTAGAAATAAACCCTGATGTTCCTATGTATCAGATGCCAGGAGTGTTAATGCCACCAGTCGAATGGGTAAATAGTTCCCTCGAAAAGAGGTGTGAGACTTTCCGTATCAAATTTATTGACAATGATACTGACTTTTTTATCCAAGACAATAATAACTAAGGGAATATTCACCGAGCCAAATATGTAAATCATATGAGCCTATTCCCAAAAGGTAAGGTTTTTTGTCCCTCTTTCGTGTGAAGGTGTACACCGTTTAGGTCACCTATATATCCTGGTCTTTTATTGGGAGAGAAAGAGTTTTAAAGGGTAAATTATGGATACTGGACTGTATATCGAAAAGAGTATAGTCTTGACGGCTTTTACAAAAAAGCCCATAAATAAAATCTTGAGACTAATTTATGCTATGTGTTTATGTTTGTAACATTTCCATGAACTTTGGCTGCAACGGATCCTACCGATCCCGTAAAAGTCTGATTAATATTGATGTTTTGCATGAATTCATCGAGTGTTTGTATTGGTAGTTCTTCTTCATTTAAAATATCGCGTATTGCCCAAATAGCTGTATGAAGTGTTGGTTTTAAAAACATCATTGAATCATCGATGTCAAAAGTTCCGAAGTTTACTTCATTGTTCATGAAAACCTGGCGCAATGCAAAAACTATATTTCCTTGGGCTTGAAAAATTCTTCGAATTAAATCCCACCATGTAAATGTAATATAGCTAATGATTATAAACCATAAAAACTGATTTAGATCTTGTACGCCTCCTAAACCTAATAATACAACAAAGATAATAAACGAGATAACTGTCGTAAAACACTTTTTCAGAAAACTTTTCCACCTGATTCCCCCTAAAAAATAGGTATCAACCCCTAGGTATAGATGAGATCCATATCCATGGAACCTTATAAAAACTGTGGTTTGTGTATTCTTGGGAGTTCGGCGAGTGATTACAATGTAAAGCCTTTCATCTTTTAGAGGGGATAAGCTGTTTCGATTTTGGAATTCTTGAACATATTTGTTCAGGTAAAGCTTTGCATCACCTAAATTTCCGCCACTAACTTCACTTAACACCTTTTGATATAACTTCTGGCAAATTGTGTCAAGTCGATTACCCTGAACTTGATAACTTTGATACAGTCTGAAGCCCTCTAACTCTAATCCTGCACCATCTGAAGGATCTCTCAACTGGAATAAATTTCCAATAGGGATTACCTTGTGAATCTTATCTTTCAGATAATCTTGCTTGTTCATGATTTCAATGAATAAAATAAACTATGAAAACGGAGTTTCACCTTGAGGAAATTCCCGAACTTTTCCAAAAACATTGCTATTTGAGCTTTGTCTTTAGGATTTACAGCATTCTAAACTAGATAACTGTGTTGTAATTTTTATACTCTCGCGTTTTTGCTCAAATACAAACACACTTGTCCATCATCTCATGTAACTGTAGCTGATGTCAAGTAACTGTTCAGGGGCAGCAATTCTCATTTTGACCTGCATCCTGTCCAAGATGCCCAATCTTGAACGAAAGAATGCGGCTTTCAAGAATCCCTATTGAGACGATTCTCAATAAACTGGGGCAAAATTTCCATAATGAGAATTGCTGGGTGGGAGTCGGTCTAAACTAGATTATGGATGGGTTTATGGCCCAGTGTATCCCGTGCCAAGGATTTCAGGAGTTTTGTTTGAGATTCTTGACTTGCAGGCTTGACATGGGTCAAAATTTGCTATGCTGGGTGAGGAGGGCAACCACCAGGAATTGCCCCTACATAGTTTCTGTCCTATGCATCCCTGCTATTGCTATAATGCTTCAGATAACTTACGGCTTTGACGCCTTTACAGCCATGGGGGTTGTCCGTTATCCGGTTCTCTAGGTCAACTATTATCAATAAGCTCTGTGGATTGGTGTCTTAATGACAATCAGAAGCATCCCGATTTCATGAAGTTTGACCTGAGTACTATACTAGTACACAGTCTCTACTTGTTTGAAGGAAAACCAAAAACTTATTGAGAACTAGCTATAAAGATTAGTTAATTGAGGCAAATTAAGTTTTCGTCCTAGAAACAGTTGAAAGTTTTTTTATTTGGTAGGAATAAAAACATGACGGGATCTGATAAAAAACCAGAATCAAAAATTACAATGAATTTTACAGGTTCTGTCTCTGGAGTGGCAGGCGAAGTCCATGGTAACCAGATAAATATAAACAAGCGCCAAGATTTATCCGAATCAATGCTTGAGATTCAAAAGATTTGGAAACAGTTTGT
Proteins encoded:
- a CDS encoding DUF6794 domain-containing protein; this translates as MMSQTRLQLNPTPDPDSPTGVMIPRTIEEAMTELDRLLPPALQTELAQAASLTDYHWSLGLWLRNHWQLWYHSPLTSHLHASHPDEWSVEILRRYCQHQLTTDL
- a CDS encoding DUF4926 domain-containing protein; amino-acid sequence: MNKTVGLLDVVALVNDIPQCNLCRGQVGTVVEVLAEGAAFEVEFADQNGRTYESLGLRPEQIMVLHFEP